In Labilibaculum sp. DW002, one DNA window encodes the following:
- a CDS encoding alpha-L-fucosidase, which produces MKRLLLSMLLVGLLFSSCMDRKGSTMVNNEPFEEDWNSLAKYQTPDWFRDAKLGIFIHWGPYSVPAFQSEWYPRLMYMDSVIWSPTGELQDKNGSSVNTHHVEKYGDLGEFGYKDFIPMFKAEKFNAVEWVDLFKKAGAKYVVPVAEHHDGFAMYKSNFTRWNSADMGPKRDILGEMSKATKDAGLYLGASSHFAFNWNYFTHKEGFDTADPEYADLYARAHDHYAPADKEFLELWWNRTQDIIDNYQPDILWFDFVLDHEEFVPYHAKLASYYYNKGIDWNKDVVLQTKNFNYETFPEGTNVLDIERGKSADIRKFPWQTDTSIGTNSWCHTVDWNSKDANTLIDDLIDIVSKNGNMLLNVGPKADGTIPQDQADILLEIGNWLSVNGDAIYGTRPWSIFGEGPTEVKTGHHTEGKNKKLTANDFRFTQKDGKIYVIAMDIAENGKYLVKSFAKGSDLCKGEIKSVKMVGMDKACEWQVGESGLTIKAEGNGDANYACAFEIVMI; this is translated from the coding sequence ATGAAAAGACTACTATTAAGTATGTTGTTGGTAGGCTTGTTATTTAGTTCTTGTATGGATCGTAAAGGTTCTACAATGGTTAATAATGAACCTTTTGAGGAGGATTGGAACTCATTAGCTAAATACCAAACACCAGATTGGTTTAGAGATGCCAAACTTGGTATTTTTATTCATTGGGGACCATATAGTGTTCCTGCTTTTCAATCAGAGTGGTATCCTCGTTTAATGTATATGGATTCTGTTATATGGAGTCCAACAGGAGAGCTACAAGACAAGAATGGGTCTTCTGTTAATACTCATCATGTTGAGAAGTATGGTGATCTAGGTGAATTTGGATACAAAGATTTTATCCCGATGTTCAAAGCAGAAAAATTTAATGCTGTAGAATGGGTCGATTTATTTAAAAAAGCAGGAGCTAAGTATGTTGTGCCAGTTGCAGAGCATCACGATGGTTTTGCAATGTATAAATCGAATTTTACTCGTTGGAATTCTGCAGATATGGGGCCTAAGCGTGATATCTTAGGAGAAATGTCGAAAGCAACAAAGGATGCTGGTTTGTATTTGGGAGCTTCGTCTCATTTTGCTTTTAATTGGAATTACTTTACTCATAAAGAGGGATTTGATACAGCAGATCCAGAGTATGCTGATTTGTATGCACGTGCACATGATCACTATGCTCCAGCTGATAAAGAATTTCTTGAGTTATGGTGGAATAGAACACAGGATATCATTGATAATTATCAGCCTGATATTCTTTGGTTCGATTTTGTTTTAGATCATGAGGAGTTTGTACCCTATCATGCTAAACTTGCTTCTTATTACTATAATAAGGGGATAGATTGGAATAAAGATGTGGTTCTTCAAACAAAGAATTTCAATTATGAGACTTTTCCAGAAGGAACAAATGTCTTGGATATAGAACGTGGGAAATCTGCCGATATTCGAAAATTCCCTTGGCAAACTGATACATCAATTGGAACCAATAGCTGGTGCCATACTGTTGATTGGAACTCTAAAGATGCAAATACGCTTATTGATGATTTAATTGACATTGTAAGTAAAAATGGTAATATGCTTCTTAACGTAGGACCAAAAGCTGATGGTACAATTCCTCAAGATCAAGCAGATATTTTACTTGAAATTGGTAATTGGTTAAGTGTTAATGGTGATGCTATTTATGGCACTCGCCCTTGGAGTATTTTTGGAGAAGGACCTACTGAAGTTAAAACGGGTCATCATACTGAAGGTAAAAACAAGAAATTAACTGCAAATGATTTCAGATTTACTCAAAAAGATGGTAAGATTTACGTGATTGCTATGGATATAGCTGAAAATGGTAAGTATTTAGTTAAATCTTTTGCAAAAGGAAGTGACCTTTGCAAAGGTGAAATCAAATCTGTAAAAATGGTAGGAATGGATAAAGCTTGCGAATGGCAAGTTGGAGAATCTGGTCTTACAATTAAAGCAGAGGGTAATGGAGATGCTAATTATGCATGTGCATTCGAAATTGTAATGATTTAA
- a CDS encoding hybrid sensor histidine kinase/response regulator transcription factor, whose protein sequence is MRLFLSTLLLFVFFSSYSQTDFERLSTLDGLSQNDINFIFQDSKGFMWFGTVDGLNRFDGMKFITYQRTTPMEHPIGSNLPFCMVEDSKGNFWIGTSDNGVWFFDRKKEEFHKVPEIMNGKRILMDLKVGNIFLDRDGILWISSSNGVSLIDTKTYNTSDVKGVIFDAASDRENKFYSLRSANLFFQDSKGQIWLGNTNGLYKVGLTKDLKLKIERIPILAARTFHSIIETERGYIASCGDGAYYIKEQGGEFTAKMIAPYFFSSCLKTSKGFVFGANNSGLFQFVWHEDEESLELIKHFQYEFYNSKSLSANIVIDLYEDNSGLLWVGTNGGGLNRLDLNEKKFHHISRTNAKGSLSYNKVRAVYEDGKSNLWVGTEGGGISCLLANKKGEYETGFINKAITEIVNNQNYVYSIAGLPDEPKGVIFGAGYPVRLGLAKINRSGEIEIESLSHLVENSVFTILVDKDGYIWLGTYGTGLYRTKYDSVKNEFIVLNNYRANGEGSLCSDIVRSLLEDGDGNILVGTDMGLNILPKREKENSSPSFITVVNDPENDTSLTHNYVLAMHLDSKNRVWVGTMGGGLCLLEGGSGSTTKFKAYTSEHGLPNDVIKGIEEDREGNLWISTNRGLTRFNINTEEIRNYTMSDGLQDYEFSELASFTRKNGEMVFGGVNGINVFTPSEIEDNPYASHVEFTELFILNEQILTGKEYHGRILLENEMPSTDSVSIKYSENSFSVGFTALHYVAPEKIKYKYMLEGFDNGWNMVNSVEPRAKYTNIPPGEYTLKVLATNNDGVWTTIPSMLTIEVVPPFWRTIYALFIYVFIFVVLLIFFRRYSVIAVTKKNELMMEHFEQEKMEELVQMKLQFFTNISHEFRTPLTLIQSPLERLISGNDKISGEDRQQNYSLMMKNVRMLNRLINQLMEFRKLEKGKMPLAVNRGNVMELVNEVFDAFNEIAQSKNIRFELKNSYPSVELWFDYDKLEKVLYNLLSNAFKFTPQGGEVAIIVEEEEIDGKEWVKISVKDNGPGIAKEKVQYLFDRFYQTGSHKLSKVSGTGIGLAFAKNLVNLHQGKISVSSNPNIATLFSIQIPKGKLHFKKEDFSVQANQSVSEVPTIVKDYQHEEAMSDISRELEIDEKKPVVLIVEDNFDVQALIKGNLKEEFNCIQGYNGKEGIELCRKYNPDLIISDVMMPEMDGFEMCNIIKKDELTCHIPIVVLTAKSTDEDKLTGLTEGAVAYMSKPFNIDVLIAQIKSILEARRQVKRDFNQKVEVEPKEVTFTSIDEKLLERLLKVVEENISNPEFTVVQLGREVGISQSILNKKLKALLGQTANVFIRTIRLKRAAQLLKLDRLSVTDVVYEVGFNDMKYFRECFRKQFDTTPSDYIRQYRKDHLEE, encoded by the coding sequence ATGCGTTTATTTCTCTCTACTCTACTGTTATTTGTATTTTTTTCTTCCTATTCTCAAACGGATTTTGAGCGATTAAGTACTCTTGATGGTCTTTCCCAAAATGATATCAATTTTATTTTTCAGGATTCTAAGGGATTTATGTGGTTTGGAACCGTTGATGGACTGAATCGATTTGATGGAATGAAATTCATCACTTACCAGAGAACCACACCAATGGAACACCCTATTGGCAGTAACTTGCCATTTTGTATGGTTGAAGATTCAAAAGGTAATTTTTGGATAGGAACTTCTGATAATGGGGTTTGGTTTTTCGATAGAAAGAAGGAGGAGTTTCATAAGGTTCCGGAAATTATGAACGGCAAGCGTATCTTAATGGATCTGAAAGTGGGTAACATTTTTCTGGATAGAGATGGTATTTTATGGATAAGCTCATCAAATGGTGTGAGCCTTATTGATACCAAAACATATAATACTTCAGATGTTAAAGGCGTAATTTTTGATGCAGCTTCAGATAGAGAAAATAAATTTTACTCATTGCGTTCTGCAAATTTATTTTTTCAAGATTCAAAAGGACAAATTTGGCTCGGTAATACTAATGGGCTCTATAAGGTAGGCCTTACCAAGGATTTGAAATTGAAGATTGAACGGATTCCTATATTAGCGGCGAGAACTTTCCATTCAATTATTGAAACAGAAAGAGGATATATCGCCTCGTGCGGTGATGGTGCATACTATATTAAAGAGCAAGGCGGAGAATTCACAGCTAAAATGATAGCACCCTACTTTTTTTCATCATGTTTAAAAACCAGTAAGGGCTTCGTGTTTGGAGCTAATAACTCTGGATTATTTCAATTTGTTTGGCATGAAGATGAGGAAAGTCTTGAGTTAATAAAACATTTCCAATACGAGTTTTATAATTCTAAAAGCCTAAGTGCGAATATTGTAATTGACCTGTACGAAGATAATTCAGGACTTTTGTGGGTTGGTACTAATGGAGGTGGTCTTAACCGGCTAGACTTAAATGAAAAGAAATTCCATCATATTAGTAGGACTAATGCCAAAGGAAGCTTGTCGTATAATAAAGTTCGAGCTGTTTATGAAGATGGAAAATCTAACCTTTGGGTGGGTACTGAAGGTGGAGGAATTTCTTGTTTGCTGGCAAATAAGAAAGGTGAATATGAAACAGGATTTATTAATAAGGCTATAACCGAGATTGTAAACAATCAAAACTATGTATACTCTATTGCAGGTTTACCCGATGAACCTAAAGGAGTGATATTTGGAGCTGGATATCCTGTGAGACTTGGTCTGGCGAAAATAAATAGGAGTGGTGAAATTGAAATAGAATCTTTATCTCATTTAGTTGAAAATTCGGTATTTACAATATTAGTTGATAAAGATGGATATATCTGGCTTGGCACCTATGGTACTGGACTATATAGAACAAAGTACGATAGCGTAAAAAATGAGTTTATTGTCCTAAATAATTATAGAGCTAATGGGGAAGGTTCATTGTGTTCCGATATTGTAAGGAGTCTACTTGAGGATGGTGATGGGAACATATTGGTGGGTACCGATATGGGCTTAAATATTTTGCCGAAAAGGGAAAAGGAAAACTCAAGTCCTTCCTTTATAACAGTCGTAAATGATCCAGAGAATGACACGTCGTTAACGCATAATTATGTGCTGGCCATGCATCTCGATAGTAAGAATAGAGTATGGGTTGGAACTATGGGAGGTGGACTTTGTCTGCTAGAAGGAGGATCAGGTAGTACGACTAAGTTTAAAGCATATACTTCAGAACATGGATTGCCAAATGATGTTATTAAGGGAATTGAAGAGGATCGCGAAGGAAATTTATGGATTTCAACAAATCGAGGATTAACAAGGTTTAATATCAATACGGAAGAGATCAGGAATTATACAATGTCTGATGGATTACAGGATTATGAATTTAGTGAACTAGCCTCTTTTACAAGAAAAAATGGAGAAATGGTATTTGGTGGTGTTAATGGTATTAATGTATTTACTCCAAGTGAAATTGAAGATAATCCATATGCATCTCATGTTGAGTTTACAGAGCTGTTTATACTTAATGAACAAATTTTAACGGGAAAAGAGTATCACGGGAGAATTCTTCTTGAAAACGAAATGCCATCTACCGATTCTGTTTCAATAAAATATTCCGAAAATAGTTTTTCAGTTGGCTTTACTGCACTCCATTATGTTGCACCTGAGAAAATCAAGTATAAGTATATGCTGGAAGGTTTTGACAATGGTTGGAATATGGTAAATAGTGTTGAACCAAGAGCTAAGTACACAAATATACCTCCTGGGGAATATACTTTAAAGGTTTTAGCTACAAATAACGATGGAGTATGGACAACTATTCCTTCGATGTTGACGATTGAGGTCGTTCCTCCATTTTGGAGAACAATTTATGCCCTTTTTATCTATGTATTTATTTTTGTAGTACTTCTGATTTTCTTCAGAAGGTATTCGGTTATCGCTGTTACCAAGAAGAATGAGCTGATGATGGAGCATTTTGAACAAGAAAAAATGGAAGAGCTAGTTCAAATGAAATTACAGTTTTTTACGAATATTTCTCATGAATTTAGAACCCCTTTAACCTTAATTCAAAGTCCTTTGGAGCGTTTGATTTCTGGTAATGATAAGATTAGTGGAGAGGATCGACAACAGAATTATTCTTTGATGATGAAGAATGTTCGAATGTTGAATCGATTAATTAACCAATTAATGGAATTCAGAAAATTGGAGAAAGGCAAGATGCCATTGGCAGTGAATAGAGGCAATGTGATGGAACTTGTTAATGAGGTTTTTGATGCGTTTAATGAAATTGCTCAATCAAAAAACATACGTTTCGAACTAAAGAATTCTTACCCTTCGGTAGAGTTATGGTTCGATTACGATAAACTGGAAAAAGTACTGTATAACCTATTGTCTAATGCTTTTAAATTTACGCCACAAGGTGGAGAGGTAGCGATTATTGTAGAAGAGGAAGAAATTGACGGTAAAGAATGGGTGAAAATAAGCGTTAAGGATAATGGTCCTGGTATCGCTAAGGAGAAAGTACAATATCTATTTGATAGATTTTACCAGACAGGTAGTCATAAATTGTCAAAAGTTTCTGGAACAGGAATTGGACTGGCTTTTGCAAAGAATTTGGTTAACCTTCATCAAGGTAAAATTTCAGTATCAAGTAATCCAAACATAGCAACACTATTTTCAATCCAAATTCCAAAGGGTAAATTGCATTTTAAAAAGGAGGATTTCTCAGTTCAGGCGAATCAATCCGTTAGCGAAGTACCAACAATCGTTAAGGATTATCAGCATGAAGAAGCAATGTCTGATATCTCTAGGGAGCTAGAGATAGACGAAAAAAAACCAGTTGTATTAATTGTTGAGGACAATTTCGATGTGCAAGCATTGATAAAGGGTAATCTAAAAGAGGAATTTAATTGTATACAAGGATATAATGGTAAAGAGGGAATTGAACTTTGTAGAAAGTACAATCCAGATTTAATTATTTCTGATGTGATGATGCCAGAAATGGATGGATTTGAAATGTGTAATATTATCAAAAAAGATGAGTTGACTTGTCACATTCCAATTGTTGTACTTACGGCAAAATCAACCGATGAAGATAAATTAACAGGCTTAACGGAAGGCGCTGTTGCATATATGTCTAAACCTTTTAATATCGATGTTTTAATTGCTCAAATTAAATCAATTCTAGAAGCTAGAAGACAGGTAAAGAGAGACTTTAATCAGAAAGTAGAAGTTGAGCCCAAAGAGGTCACTTTTACATCCATTGATGAAAAATTACTCGAAAGGCTATTAAAAGTAGTAGAAGAAAATATAAGTAATCCTGAATTTACAGTTGTGCAGTTAGGGCGTGAAGTAGGAATAAGCCAATCGATATTGAATAAGAAATTAAAAGCATTGCTTGGTCAAACTGCAAACGTGTTTATACGAACAATTCGTTTAAAAAGAGCTGCTCAATTGTTGAAATTAGATCGATTATCTGTTACCGATGTTGTTTATGAAGTTGGTTTTAATGATATGAAGTATTTTAGAGAGTGTTTTAGAAAACAATTTGATACGACTCCTTCAGACTACATTCGCCAATATCGAAAAGATCATCTTGAAGAATAA
- a CDS encoding glycoside hydrolase family 3 C-terminal domain-containing protein, translating to MRNVKLLLLAVLVCCANISILSAQNENYEWFNSELSIDSRIDALIDAMTLEEKVSQLTDVSVAIPRLSVPRYNWWNECLHGVARNGRSTVFPQAIGLAATFDPDLAKRVSTAISDEARAKFNISIKNDNRAKYAGLTFWTPNINIFRDARWGRGQETYGEDPYLTSRIGVAFVNGLQGDDPKYLKAAACAKHYAVHSGPEALRHEFDAIVSKKDLYETYLPAFEALVKEANVESVMGAYNRVLGEPACGSPFLLQEILRDDWGFKGHVVSDCGAISDFHLFHKVTKNAVESAALAINSGVDLNCGKVYPKLVDAVQQGLVKEETIDKSLRALLNTRFKLGFFDPEENNPYSKLGEEVICSKKHSDLALEVARKSIVLLTNKNNALPLSPAIKNLYVTGPQANNSEVLLGNYYGMSNRLVNVLEGITAAVSSSTTINYKKGCLPYRKNVNPIDWTTGEAKNADAIIAVLGISSAMEGEEGDAIASETMGDRLQPFLPANQLEFLRKLKKDNKKPVIVVMTGGSPMIIPEVADLADAIVWAWYPGQEGGTAVADVVFGKISPSGKLPLTFPKSMDQLPAYEDYSMKGRTYKYMKEDPLFPFGFGLSYSKFKYDDFSLSSAKLKKNEDLEIAIKLSNVGEMMADEVVQIYLAQPGAGETAPLRKLVAFKRLSLKVGENKNLKFTIGAKEFAQVTEKGNSEIRKGKYTLFIGGSSPVKDLENKGVSALQSMDFEIR from the coding sequence ATGAGAAACGTAAAATTATTACTTCTAGCAGTGTTGGTCTGTTGTGCTAATATTTCCATACTTAGTGCGCAAAATGAAAACTATGAGTGGTTCAATTCCGAGCTATCCATCGACTCAAGAATTGATGCGCTTATCGACGCAATGACGCTAGAGGAAAAAGTTTCTCAGTTGACTGATGTAAGTGTGGCGATTCCAAGATTATCGGTGCCAAGATACAATTGGTGGAACGAGTGTTTGCATGGTGTAGCACGAAATGGGCGATCTACGGTTTTCCCTCAGGCAATTGGTCTGGCTGCAACCTTTGATCCGGACTTAGCAAAAAGAGTATCAACGGCAATATCCGATGAGGCTCGTGCAAAATTCAATATTTCCATTAAGAATGACAACAGAGCAAAATATGCAGGACTTACCTTTTGGACTCCAAACATTAATATTTTTAGAGATGCAAGATGGGGAAGAGGTCAGGAAACTTATGGAGAGGATCCTTACTTAACGTCAAGAATAGGGGTTGCTTTTGTGAATGGATTGCAAGGAGATGATCCAAAATACCTTAAAGCAGCGGCCTGTGCAAAGCATTATGCTGTACATTCAGGTCCAGAGGCATTAAGACATGAGTTTGATGCCATCGTGTCGAAGAAAGATTTGTATGAGACTTACCTGCCAGCTTTTGAAGCTTTGGTGAAAGAAGCGAATGTAGAATCGGTAATGGGTGCATACAATCGTGTGCTAGGAGAGCCTGCTTGTGGTAGTCCTTTTCTTTTGCAAGAGATTTTAAGAGATGATTGGGGTTTTAAAGGTCATGTTGTTTCTGATTGTGGTGCTATTTCTGACTTTCATTTGTTTCATAAGGTTACCAAAAATGCTGTAGAATCTGCTGCTTTGGCAATTAACAGTGGTGTCGATTTAAATTGTGGTAAGGTATATCCAAAATTGGTTGACGCAGTGCAACAAGGATTGGTAAAAGAGGAAACCATTGACAAAAGTTTAAGAGCTTTATTAAATACGAGATTTAAGTTAGGATTCTTTGATCCGGAAGAAAACAATCCGTACAGTAAATTAGGTGAAGAAGTTATTTGTAGCAAGAAACATAGCGATTTAGCATTGGAAGTAGCAAGGAAATCAATTGTATTGCTAACAAATAAGAACAATGCATTGCCTTTGTCTCCAGCGATTAAGAATTTATATGTTACAGGGCCTCAGGCTAATAATTCAGAGGTGTTATTAGGGAATTATTACGGGATGAGTAATCGTCTGGTTAATGTTTTGGAAGGCATAACTGCTGCAGTAAGTTCGAGTACAACAATTAATTACAAAAAAGGATGTTTGCCATATCGCAAAAATGTTAATCCTATCGATTGGACAACTGGAGAAGCGAAAAATGCTGATGCAATAATTGCAGTATTGGGAATTTCAAGTGCCATGGAAGGTGAAGAAGGAGATGCGATTGCATCAGAAACAATGGGAGACCGTTTGCAGCCATTCTTACCTGCAAATCAACTTGAGTTTTTGCGTAAACTGAAAAAAGACAATAAGAAACCTGTTATTGTTGTAATGACCGGTGGAAGTCCAATGATTATTCCAGAGGTAGCGGACTTAGCAGATGCTATTGTATGGGCTTGGTATCCTGGGCAAGAAGGGGGAACCGCTGTTGCTGATGTTGTATTTGGTAAGATTTCTCCTTCAGGAAAATTGCCATTAACATTTCCGAAGAGCATGGATCAATTGCCAGCTTATGAAGATTATAGTATGAAGGGGCGAACCTATAAATACATGAAGGAAGATCCATTATTTCCTTTTGGTTTTGGCTTGAGCTATAGCAAATTTAAATATGATGATTTCAGTTTAAGTTCAGCGAAATTGAAGAAAAATGAAGATTTAGAAATAGCGATAAAGCTTTCAAATGTTGGTGAGATGATGGCTGATGAAGTAGTTCAAATCTATTTAGCTCAGCCTGGAGCTGGAGAAACAGCACCATTAAGAAAATTAGTGGCATTTAAGAGACTTAGCCTAAAGGTAGGAGAAAACAAAAACTTGAAGTTTACGATTGGTGCTAAGGAATTTGCGCAGGTAACAGAAAAAGGGAATAGTGAAATTCGTAAAGGAAAATATACTCTTTTCATTGGGGGCAGTTCTCCAGTTAAGGATCTAGAAAATAAAGGTGTCTCAGCTCTTCAAAGCATGGATTTTGAAATAAGATAA
- the galB gene encoding beta-galactosidase GalB, which translates to MIKKTGKAKFMEALRLLTIAVFAFGLGACQQSSSIPDQDFNKDWLFFKGEYEKAEKADLDDSAWRKLNLPHDWAIEGPFSNENNARTGGLPVHGTGWYRKHFQVEEKFSDKEIAIEFDGAMNNAHVWVNGEFAGNRPYGYIGFELNITPFIKFGEDNVIAVRLSPEDLSARWYPGAGIYRNVRIKINNKLHIPQWGTKIRTPHITEKNASVEITTSVCNQSKSQQTAKLETILIDAKGNEVCTTNSDIIIQAETTGYVDQKMNIENPLKWDLETPHLYKAVSNIYLKGKLIDRFETNFGVRSIQFSSEHGFQLNGRTVKLNGVCMHHDLGPLGAAVNYRATERQMQIMKSMGVNALRTSHNPPSPEILQICDKLGIVVQVEAFDEWQMGKVPNGYNKYFDQWHEKDLRDMIKRDRNHPSVIMWSIGNEILEQSRKDGWKIAKKLTDICHDEDSTRPSTAGFNYYPAPFTNKLAKYVDIVGMNYWPLNYTEILEKNPDMIVYGSETSSQTSSRGVYHFPIEAKEKHETNQVSSYDVTVGPPWAYPPDVEFEQQEKETRSLGEFMWTGFDYLGEPTPYGGKDNSTNGYWNADWPSRSSYFAPVDLCGFPKDRYFLYQSQWTKKPMVHVLPHWNWENKTGDTIPVMAYTNCDEVELFVNGKSYGKKVKGVDLTPIPAEFHFFEKGTYYSKYRLSWNVPYHAGELKVVGYQNGKKQAEKTIKTAGKPYQIKLIADRSNIKADAMDLSFISVRVEDKDGNLCPKANDLINFTVDGKGSIAAVGNGDATSTEPYQANYRNAFNGLCLLIVKSTDKAGKIRITASSNGLQAQEIVLNTKK; encoded by the coding sequence ATGATTAAAAAAACAGGCAAAGCAAAATTCATGGAAGCTCTTCGCCTTCTAACAATTGCAGTTTTTGCATTTGGATTGGGAGCGTGTCAGCAAAGCTCATCTATTCCCGACCAAGATTTCAACAAGGATTGGTTGTTCTTTAAAGGAGAATATGAAAAAGCTGAGAAAGCCGATCTTGATGATTCAGCATGGCGCAAACTAAATTTACCGCACGACTGGGCAATTGAAGGGCCATTTAGCAATGAAAATAACGCCAGAACTGGAGGATTACCGGTTCATGGAACAGGTTGGTATCGAAAACACTTCCAGGTGGAAGAAAAATTTTCGGATAAAGAAATTGCCATAGAATTCGATGGAGCAATGAACAATGCTCATGTATGGGTTAATGGGGAATTTGCCGGAAATCGTCCTTATGGATACATCGGATTTGAGCTGAACATCACTCCTTTCATTAAGTTCGGAGAAGACAATGTGATTGCTGTAAGATTATCTCCAGAAGATCTTTCTGCCAGATGGTATCCTGGAGCTGGGATCTATAGGAATGTTAGGATCAAGATTAACAACAAACTTCATATTCCGCAGTGGGGAACAAAAATACGTACACCACACATTACCGAAAAGAATGCTAGTGTTGAAATTACAACATCGGTTTGCAATCAATCCAAAAGCCAACAAACAGCAAAATTGGAAACCATTCTGATAGATGCGAAAGGAAATGAAGTTTGCACAACCAATAGCGATATCATTATACAAGCTGAAACGACCGGTTATGTGGATCAGAAAATGAACATTGAAAATCCACTAAAATGGGATCTTGAAACACCACACCTATACAAAGCTGTCAGCAACATTTACCTGAAGGGGAAATTGATTGATCGCTTTGAGACTAATTTTGGGGTAAGATCGATCCAGTTTTCTTCAGAACATGGCTTTCAACTAAATGGTCGTACGGTAAAACTAAATGGGGTATGCATGCATCACGATTTAGGTCCTTTAGGAGCTGCTGTAAATTACAGAGCTACGGAAAGACAAATGCAGATCATGAAAAGCATGGGTGTTAATGCACTGCGAACAAGTCATAATCCTCCGTCTCCTGAAATTCTTCAGATTTGTGATAAACTAGGAATTGTAGTGCAAGTAGAAGCATTTGATGAATGGCAAATGGGAAAAGTACCCAATGGCTACAACAAATACTTCGATCAATGGCACGAAAAAGATCTTCGCGATATGATTAAAAGAGATCGCAATCATCCTTCGGTGATCATGTGGAGCATTGGAAATGAAATATTAGAACAGTCGAGAAAAGATGGATGGAAAATAGCCAAAAAACTTACCGATATCTGTCACGATGAAGATTCAACTAGACCAAGCACAGCAGGCTTTAATTATTACCCTGCTCCTTTCACCAATAAATTGGCAAAATATGTTGATATCGTAGGAATGAACTATTGGCCTTTAAATTATACTGAGATTTTAGAGAAAAATCCAGACATGATAGTTTATGGTTCCGAAACCTCGTCTCAAACCAGTAGCCGAGGTGTATACCATTTTCCAATTGAAGCAAAAGAGAAGCATGAAACCAATCAGGTTTCAAGTTACGATGTGACCGTTGGACCTCCTTGGGCTTACCCTCCAGATGTTGAGTTTGAGCAGCAAGAAAAGGAAACACGTTCCTTAGGAGAATTTATGTGGACTGGTTTTGACTATTTAGGAGAACCTACGCCTTATGGTGGCAAAGACAATTCGACAAATGGTTACTGGAATGCGGATTGGCCTTCCCGGTCGTCTTATTTTGCTCCCGTTGACTTGTGCGGTTTCCCGAAAGACAGGTATTTCTTGTATCAAAGTCAGTGGACAAAAAAGCCAATGGTTCATGTTTTACCGCACTGGAATTGGGAAAACAAAACTGGAGATACAATTCCTGTTATGGCCTACACCAACTGCGATGAAGTAGAACTTTTTGTGAATGGTAAATCGTATGGAAAAAAAGTTAAAGGTGTGGATTTAACACCAATTCCTGCAGAGTTTCATTTCTTTGAAAAAGGAACTTACTACTCGAAATACCGACTATCGTGGAATGTGCCATACCATGCTGGTGAGTTGAAAGTTGTTGGCTATCAAAATGGCAAAAAACAAGCAGAGAAAACAATTAAAACTGCAGGAAAGCCTTACCAAATCAAATTAATTGCCGATCGATCAAATATAAAAGCAGATGCTATGGATCTATCCTTCATCAGCGTGAGAGTAGAAGACAAAGATGGCAATTTGTGTCCTAAGGCAAATGATCTTATCAACTTTACAGTTGATGGAAAAGGAAGTATTGCTGCAGTAGGAAATGGAGATGCAACATCAACAGAACCGTATCAAGCCAATTACAGAAATGCTTTTAATGGTTTGTGCTTGTTAATTGTAAAATCGACCGATAAGGCAGGGAAAATAAGAATTACGGCCAGTTCGAATGGTTTACAAGCTCAGGAAATTGTTTTAAACACTAAAAAATAA